GTACGTGCGCCCGGAGGACGTGGCCGCCGCGATTCCGTGCGGTCCGGACGTGGAGCCGATCGTGAAGTCGGTGTCGTCCTTCTGGCAGGCGGGTTTCACCGACGTGGCGCTGGTCCAGGTGGGCGTCGACAAGGACCCGGCCGGGTTCTTCGCGTTCGCGGGCAACGAGCTGCTTCCCGCGCTGCGTTCCGCCGCGCCGTGAGGACCGGCGCGCTTCCGGGCGGTTTCCGGTGGGCTCCGTTTCCGCTCCGCGGAGCGCGGGTACTCCGAATCGGATGATCGATTCTTCTGGCAACAACCGGACCGGGGCGGAGCGGGGCTTCGCCCTGGTCGCCACGTGGTCGATGCGGTGGCTGCTGATCGCGCTCGCGCTCTGGGCGCTGGTCGAAGTGGGCAAGCAGGTCACGGGAATCCTCGTGCCCGTGGCCATCGCGGTCCTGCTTGCCGCCCTGCTCGGTCCCGCGGTGCGGCAGCTGCGCGGCTGGGGTTGGCCACGGTGGCTGGCCACGGTGACGGTGCTGTTGGGCGGGCTGGCGCTGGTGGGCGGCGTGATCGGATTCGTCGTCGCGTCCTTTCTGTCCGGCCTGCCCGACCTGCTCGGTCAGCTGAGCACGGTGGTGCGTTCCCTGTACGACTGGGCCGTGCACGGTCCGCTCGGATTGGCTCCGGAGCGGATCGGCAAGCTGCAGCAGGAGGCGCTGGGTTGGTTGCAGCAGAACCGGCAACAACTGACTCAGGGAGTGATGTCGACCGTTTTCACCCTCGGCTCGCTGCTCAGTGGCTCGCTGCTCGTGGTGTTCTCCCTCGTGTTCTTCCTGTACGAGGGCGAGCGCATGTGGAGCAGGACCTGCGGGGTACTGCCGGAACGACACCGGGAGCGCGTCGCCGGGGCGGGTCGGGACGTCTTCCGCTCGCTGATCGCCTACACCCGCGCCACCACCGTGGTCGCGATCGCCGATGCCACCGGGATCGGGGTGGGGCTGTTCGTCCTCGGCGTTCCACTGGCCGGGCCACTTACCGCGCTGGTCTTCCTCGGGGGGTTCCTGCCGGTGCTCGGGGCGCTGATCTCCGGGGTCGTCGCGGTGCTGATCACCCTGGTGACCAAGGGGCTGGTCACGGCGGCCATCGTGCTGGCCCTCGTGGTCGTGGTCCAGCAGCTGGAGGGCAATGTGCTGCAACCGTGGTTGATCGGGGACGCGGCCCGGGTGCACCCGCTGATCATCGTGCTCGCCGTGACCGCGGGCGGGCTCGTGGCCGGGGTTGTCGGGGCGCTGCTGGCGGTCCCCCTGGTCATCACCGTCCGCTGCGTGTTCGTCGCGCTGGTTTCGCACGAGGCGTCCGGGCAGCGGAGCTCGGAGGGGGAGTGAACATCCCGGTGCGGGACGGTGCCTGATCCGCGGAGCACGCCGGTCGGGGCGACGAACTCACGTCACCCGACGAAGCCGAGATTTCAGAGAATTCTAAGGAATTCCGCAATCAATTCTCAGCGAAAATTAATTCACCTGGGTTCTACCGTGCTCCCGTACCGCGGAGCACGGCAGACCCCGATTCACGAAAACCGTCCCGAGTCGTTCTTCATCCGGCCCGGGCCGTCGAACGGCCGTATCGTTCAGTATCGCTCGGCTCCGGCGGTCTCCCCCAGCGCTGCCGGTTCGCCCGCCGGCTCCAGGACGGACTCACGGGAGCCGGAAACCCCTTCCGCGCTCGCACCGCTCTTCATCGGGGCAGAGCGGTTGACCTGGGGGGACACTCGACGATCGCTCACATAGAACACGCTGGCCGCCAAGATGGGCAGCAGCGCACCCATCATCACAATCGCGGTGTTCATGGTGCCTCTCCTTAGGGCTGTCCGAGACCGCAAGTGATCAATTGATCACCCACGGTAGTAACGCTTGGGCTGCGGCATCGCCCTGCAACGCAGGGGATGTCGGTTATCGGACTCGTCGCTCGCGCGACGAAGAGACACCTCGTCCGGCGGCGTGGAAACCACCCGTTGGGCGAGGAAGTTTCGAAATGCCCATCCAACGTCGACCGAAGAATGAGCAAGGTAGTTGCGGAAACCCCGTGATGCTGCCAGGTCGGGGGTCCGACAGCATCACGGAGTCACCCCGTTCATCGTGCCTGTACATCAAAGCGTTACACCTTCGACATGATGTGATCTAAACCACATTATTGATCGTGCGTGCAACGCCGCAGCGAGCACTCCGAACAACTGAGACCGAACGTGTTCGGTCATGCCCGTTACGTCGCTCCTGGCGATCACTAGGCCCCGCCACGCGGGCTCTCACTGCCCCCCGGGGCGAACAAGACCAGGACGAGCGCGCATTCCCGGAAAGGACAAAAAGGGTGAACCGTCGCGAGCGTTCCGCGCGACCTCGCCAAGGCCGACCACAGTGTACTGATCAGCGCCACCTCGGAGCGAGCAGCCGAGATCCAGCCAGGAACCTCCGATCAGGGCCACCGAAGCGAGCGCTTACGAGCCCGATCAGTCGACCCGGCCGCAGGGTTCCCCCATCCGCACCGCCACGCAAAACGAGCCGCCGACTCTCTAACGCTCGACGATCGCGGTGACTCCCTGACCGCCCGCGGCACAGATCGAGATCAACCCGCGTCCGGATCCGCTCTCGGCCAGCAGCTTGGCCAGCGTCGCGACGATTCGTCCACCCGTGGCCGCGAATGGATGGCCCGCCGCCAACGAGGAACCGTTCACGTTCAACCGGTCGGTGTCGAGCTCGCCCAGCGGCTCGCTCCGTCCGAGACGGCGGGAGCAGAACTCCCGGTCCTGCCAGGCCTTGAGCGTGCACAGCACCTGCGAGGCGAAGGCCTCGTGCATCTCGTAGAAGTCGAACTGGTCGAGTGTGTTGCCCGCGCGATCCAGCAGCTCGGGAACCGCGTACGTGGGAGCCATCAACAGGCCCTCGTCACCGCTGACGTAGTCCACGGCCCCGGAGGCGAAGTCCTCGAGGTAGGCGAGCACGGGCAGTCGATGGTGATTCGCCCACTCCTCGCTGGCCAACAGCACCGTGGACGCGCCATCGGAGAGCGGGGTGGAATTGCCCGCCGTCATGGTGGCCTGCTCCCCACTTCCGAACACCGGCTCGAGCTTGGCCAGCTTCTCCTCCGAGGAGTCCGGACGCAGGTTCTGGTCGCGGGACAGTCCCTGGAAGGGAGTGACCAGATCGTCGAAGAAGCCCCGTTCGTAGGCGGCCGCGAGGCGCTGGTGACTGCGGGCGGCGAGCTCGTCCTGCTCCGCGCGCTCCACCTGCCAGGCCGCAGCCGTCTTGGCGGCGTGCTCGCCCATGGAGAGTCCGGTGCGCGGTTCCGCGTTGCGCGGGATCCCCGGAACGACGTGCTGGGGTCGTACCCCGCTCAGCGCGCGTAGCTTTCCGCCGGGCCCCTTGGCGTGGTTGGCGCGCAGCAGTACCCGGCGCAGCTCGTCGTTGAGCTCTATCGGCGCGTCGCTCG
This genomic stretch from Actinopolyspora halophila DSM 43834 harbors:
- a CDS encoding AI-2E family transporter — its product is MIDSSGNNRTGAERGFALVATWSMRWLLIALALWALVEVGKQVTGILVPVAIAVLLAALLGPAVRQLRGWGWPRWLATVTVLLGGLALVGGVIGFVVASFLSGLPDLLGQLSTVVRSLYDWAVHGPLGLAPERIGKLQQEALGWLQQNRQQLTQGVMSTVFTLGSLLSGSLLVVFSLVFFLYEGERMWSRTCGVLPERHRERVAGAGRDVFRSLIAYTRATTVVAIADATGIGVGLFVLGVPLAGPLTALVFLGGFLPVLGALISGVVAVLITLVTKGLVTAAIVLALVVVVQQLEGNVLQPWLIGDAARVHPLIIVLAVTAGGLVAGVVGALLAVPLVITVRCVFVALVSHEASGQRSSEGE
- a CDS encoding acetyl-CoA C-acetyltransferase encodes the protein MSTTRRVAIVGGNRIPFARAGGPYAHASNQDMLTAALDGLLARHGLSGQRIGEFAAGAVLKHSRDFNLAREVVLGSGLDPRTPAHDVQMACATGLESVVSIANKIALGQLDSGIAGGVDSASDAPIELNDELRRVLLRANHAKGPGGKLRALSGVRPQHVVPGIPRNAEPRTGLSMGEHAAKTAAAWQVERAEQDELAARSHQRLAAAYERGFFDDLVTPFQGLSRDQNLRPDSSEEKLAKLEPVFGSGEQATMTAGNSTPLSDGASTVLLASEEWANHHRLPVLAYLEDFASGAVDYVSGDEGLLMAPTYAVPELLDRAGNTLDQFDFYEMHEAFASQVLCTLKAWQDREFCSRRLGRSEPLGELDTDRLNVNGSSLAAGHPFAATGGRIVATLAKLLAESGSGRGLISICAAGGQGVTAIVER